In Solanum stenotomum isolate F172 chromosome 6, ASM1918654v1, whole genome shotgun sequence, one DNA window encodes the following:
- the LOC125867324 gene encoding phosphomannomutase: protein MAARKAGLIALFDVDGTLTAPRKESTPQMLKFMQELRKVVTVGVVGGSDLVKISEQLGNTVTNDYDYVFSENGLVAHKDGKLIGKQSLKSYLGDEKLKEFISFTLHYIADLDIPIKRGTFIEFRSGMLNVSPIGRNCSQEERVEFEKYDKVQKIRETMVSVLREKFAHFNLTFSIGGQISFDVFPQGWDKTYCLRYLEEFNEIHFFGDKTYKGGNDYEIYESERTVGHTVTSPEETLKQCSVLFLGKDNGSS, encoded by the exons ATGGCTGCAAGGAAAGCTGGTTTAATTGCTCTGTTTGATGTTGATGGAACTCTTACAGCACCCAGGAAG GAATCTACTCCACAAATGTTAAAATTCATGCAGGAACTTAGAAAG GTTGTTACTGTTGGAGTTGTTGGAGGTTCTGACCTTGTAAAGATATCAGAACAGCTTGGCAATACAG TTACAAATGACTATGATTATGTTTTCTCTGAAAATGGCCTTGTAGCACATAAAGATGGCAAGCTTATTGGGAAACAG AGCTTAAAGTCATATCTTGGAGACGAGAAGCTCAAG GAATTTATTAGCTTTACTCTCCATTACATTGCTGACTTGGATATTCCAATAAAGAG AGGAACATTCATTGAGTTCAGAAGTGGCATGTTAAATGTGTCACCTATTGGGAGGAACTGTAGTCAGGAAGAAAGGGTTGAATTTGAAAAGTATGACAAG GTACAGAAGATACGTGAAACAATGGTATCAGTGCTCAGAGAAAAGTTTGCACATTTTAATCTCACCTTCTCCATCGGAGGCCAAATTAGTTTCGAT GTTTTCCCCCAAGGCTGGGACAAGACTTATTGTTTGAGATACCTTGAAGAATTTAATGAAATTCACTTTTTTGGAGACAAAACATACAAG GGAGGAAATGACTATGAGATCTATGAGTCTGAGAGAACTGTGGGTCACACAG TTACTAGCCCGGAAGAGACATTGAAACAATGTTCTGTTCTATTCCTCGGCAAGGATAATGGAAGTTCTTGA